From Hyphomicrobiales bacterium 4NK60-0047b, one genomic window encodes:
- a CDS encoding glycosyltransferase family 4 protein, whose product MNATILQIIPELKTGGAEKSVVEMTEAVVRAGGRSLVVTEGGALCDDVIAKGGTIIKMPVATKNPLKMWMNGKAITKLIRDENIAIVHARSRAPAWSGYWAARAAKVSFVTTYHGAYNQKSSLKGFYNGVMARGDWVIANSKFTANLILDRHAPDPDRLTVIYRGVDVDDIDPDAVSTEREQAMRSSWGVDGDEYKNKKIILHAARLTEWKGQRDVIEAAAQLKRKDDDRSVMILAGDAQGRIAYENDLKELIRKDGLEERVKLVGHVSDMAAAYKLADIVVVASREAEAFGRAAAEAQAMGCPVIATDIGAPPEFLNLGKGEAQAQDQATAWLVPVADGAAIATRILSILEFQPNELQLMAEISRRYIKENFTTLNMQNQTIQVYETLLGGPLATVRA is encoded by the coding sequence TTGAACGCGACTATTTTACAAATAATCCCTGAATTAAAAACTGGCGGGGCTGAAAAATCTGTTGTTGAAATGACGGAGGCCGTTGTCCGCGCTGGTGGACGTTCGCTAGTGGTGACCGAGGGCGGCGCGCTTTGTGATGATGTAATTGCCAAGGGCGGTACAATTATAAAGATGCCGGTCGCGACAAAAAACCCTTTGAAAATGTGGATGAATGGTAAGGCAATAACTAAACTAATTAGGGATGAAAATATCGCTATTGTTCATGCGCGCTCTCGGGCGCCGGCGTGGAGTGGTTATTGGGCGGCGCGAGCTGCTAAAGTCTCATTTGTGACAACTTACCATGGGGCATATAATCAGAAGTCATCTCTCAAAGGGTTCTATAATGGCGTGATGGCCAGAGGTGATTGGGTTATTGCGAACTCAAAGTTCACGGCAAATTTAATTCTTGATCGTCATGCGCCCGATCCGGATCGACTGACTGTGATTTATCGCGGTGTTGATGTTGATGATATTGATCCTGATGCTGTCTCAACTGAACGAGAGCAGGCGATGCGTTCTTCATGGGGGGTGGACGGAGATGAATATAAGAATAAAAAAATCATTCTTCATGCTGCTCGCCTGACCGAGTGGAAAGGGCAGCGCGATGTGATCGAAGCAGCAGCTCAGCTAAAACGCAAAGATGATGATCGTTCTGTGATGATTTTGGCAGGAGATGCTCAGGGCCGTATTGCTTATGAAAATGATTTAAAAGAGCTCATTAGGAAAGATGGATTAGAGGAACGTGTAAAGCTGGTTGGTCATGTAAGTGATATGGCAGCGGCTTATAAGTTGGCAGACATTGTTGTTGTTGCATCTAGAGAAGCTGAGGCATTTGGCCGGGCTGCAGCTGAGGCTCAGGCGATGGGTTGCCCGGTTATAGCTACAGATATTGGGGCGCCGCCAGAATTTTTGAATCTGGGAAAGGGTGAAGCACAAGCTCAGGATCAGGCAACCGCATGGCTTGTTCCGGTTGCTGATGGAGCGGCGATTGCGACCAGAATTCTTAGTATTTTGGAGTTTCAACCTAACGAATTACAGCTTATGGCTGAGATATCTCGCCGCTATATAAAAGAAAATTTTACGACCCTAAACATGCAAAATCAGACAATTCAGGTCTATGAGACCCTTTTAGGTGGGCCTCTAGCCACAGTTAGGGCCTAA
- a CDS encoding DUF1674 domain-containing protein produces MDENRDKKKLSPIAQRALEEAELRKKQQKQAENPKEIGGRDGPDPVRFGDWETKGIISDF; encoded by the coding sequence ATGGATGAAAATAGAGATAAAAAGAAACTTTCGCCAATTGCACAGCGAGCTTTGGAAGAGGCTGAATTGCGTAAAAAACAGCAAAAACAAGCTGAAAACCCTAAAGAAATTGGGGGACGAGATGGACCTGACCCAGTTCGTTTCGGAGATTGGGAAACAAAAGGCATTATTTCAGATTTTTGA
- the htpX gene encoding zinc metalloprotease HtpX translates to MSYVKTALLLAVMTALFTTIGAIMGGQTGMLIAFAIAIAMNLFSYWNSDKMVLSMHNAVEVDRQSAPEFYSIVEQLAMNADLPMPAVYVIHTDQPNAFATGRNPDNAAVAATTGLLDVLTKEEVAGVMAHEFAHIKNRDTLIMTITATFAGAISMIANFGMFFGGRRENGPGMIASIAMMFLAPMAAGLVQMAISRTREYEADKIGAEICQRPLWLSSALYKIAVAAGRTPFPEAEDNPAAAHMFIINPLSGQKMDNLFSTHPDTENRIQALENLAEDWGQLEAPTGQPMGFSSHQSSEKFDLFSDSSASSETSNHEPGPWDTQPNNNQAKKKDKFGGPWG, encoded by the coding sequence ATGAGCTACGTCAAAACCGCATTACTTCTTGCTGTAATGACAGCCCTGTTTACAACAATTGGCGCCATAATGGGCGGCCAAACAGGAATGCTTATCGCCTTTGCTATAGCAATTGCTATGAACCTTTTCAGCTATTGGAATTCTGACAAAATGGTCCTCTCAATGCATAATGCTGTTGAAGTTGATAGACAATCAGCTCCAGAGTTCTATAGCATTGTCGAGCAACTCGCTATGAATGCAGACTTACCAATGCCAGCCGTTTATGTCATCCACACAGATCAACCCAATGCTTTTGCCACGGGGCGCAATCCAGACAATGCCGCCGTTGCTGCCACAACAGGTCTTCTAGACGTCTTAACGAAAGAAGAAGTCGCCGGCGTTATGGCCCATGAATTCGCCCACATTAAAAACCGCGACACTCTGATTATGACCATCACTGCAACCTTCGCAGGTGCCATCTCAATGATCGCAAATTTCGGTATGTTCTTCGGCGGAAGACGTGAAAATGGTCCCGGTATGATCGCCTCAATAGCTATGATGTTCTTAGCCCCTATGGCAGCTGGTTTGGTGCAAATGGCCATTAGCAGAACCAGAGAATATGAAGCCGATAAAATAGGCGCTGAAATTTGTCAACGCCCCTTATGGCTCTCTTCCGCGCTCTATAAAATCGCTGTAGCTGCTGGCCGCACCCCATTCCCAGAAGCTGAAGACAACCCGGCCGCCGCCCATATGTTCATTATCAATCCCTTAAGCGGCCAGAAAATGGATAATTTATTTTCAACCCACCCCGATACAGAAAACCGTATCCAGGCTCTGGAAAACTTGGCTGAAGATTGGGGGCAACTAGAGGCTCCAACAGGTCAACCTATGGGTTTTTCTTCACATCAATCATCTGAAAAATTTGATTTATTCTCTGATAGTTCAGCAAGCTCAGAAACATCAAATCATGAACCTGGTCCCTGGGACACACAACCGAATAATAATCAAGCTAAGAAAAAAGACAAATTCGGCGGACCTTGGGGTTAA